From Fluviispira vulneris, a single genomic window includes:
- the nuoD gene encoding NADH dehydrogenase (quinone) subunit D produces MDAFYATIIEDVKNIVSANEFKFEERAHMQHEQTLMVAKDKIVEVMLCLRDKHKFEFMMDLCGVDWPEREKRFDVVYHLLCPKSNRRLRVKCEVGEKESIPSIMRVWKTADWFEREAWDMYGIEFAGHPDLRRILTHNEFKGHPLRKDYAADHNQAMQGEGLENIFEKDRERLMKKYNHEDLMWINIGPAHPATHGTLRFMSVIDGGERIKEMDVEIGYLHRCFEKMCENHNYNQIIPYTDRLNYCSAPMNNSAFCETVEKLIGIKVPERAQMMRMIIDELSRIMDHYVCIGANLVDLGAITGFFYLFEERELIYALFEKLCGARLTVSLMRIGGMGFEVPEGWLEECSRVIDKIEKRHAEIESLVTTNRIFVQRTKGSGILPKDLAVQYGYTGPCLRATGYEYDIRKEEPYWFYDQVKFDVPVGVHGDTYDRYLVRMEEVRQSIKILRWCLANMPGGPINVPDKNIVLPSKKDVYGNIEGLMNHFMLIIKGVQPPKGEVYHRSEAANGELGFYVISDGSGTPYRVKCRPPCFALLSGFPEMVRGNFLADAVAALGSINIIAGELDR; encoded by the coding sequence ATGGATGCTTTTTACGCTACGATTATTGAAGATGTGAAGAATATCGTTTCAGCAAATGAATTTAAGTTTGAAGAACGTGCACATATGCAGCACGAACAAACATTAATGGTTGCGAAAGATAAAATTGTTGAAGTCATGCTTTGTCTTCGTGACAAACATAAATTTGAATTTATGATGGACCTCTGTGGTGTCGATTGGCCAGAACGTGAGAAACGATTTGATGTCGTTTATCATTTATTATGTCCTAAATCTAACAGACGCTTGAGAGTAAAATGTGAAGTAGGTGAAAAAGAATCTATTCCATCTATCATGAGAGTTTGGAAAACTGCGGATTGGTTTGAGCGTGAAGCATGGGATATGTACGGAATTGAATTCGCAGGACATCCTGATTTACGCCGTATTTTAACTCATAATGAATTTAAAGGTCATCCACTGCGGAAGGATTACGCTGCGGATCACAATCAAGCAATGCAAGGCGAAGGTCTTGAGAATATTTTTGAAAAAGACCGTGAACGTCTTATGAAAAAATACAATCATGAAGATCTCATGTGGATTAATATTGGTCCTGCCCATCCAGCAACACATGGTACTTTACGTTTTATGTCCGTTATTGACGGTGGCGAACGTATTAAAGAAATGGATGTTGAAATTGGATATTTGCACCGTTGTTTTGAAAAAATGTGTGAAAATCATAATTATAATCAAATTATTCCATATACAGATCGATTAAATTACTGTTCTGCACCTATGAATAACAGTGCTTTTTGCGAAACTGTTGAAAAATTAATCGGAATTAAAGTACCAGAACGTGCACAAATGATGCGCATGATTATCGATGAACTTTCACGCATAATGGATCATTATGTCTGTATTGGTGCAAATCTTGTTGACTTAGGCGCTATCACAGGTTTCTTTTATTTATTTGAAGAACGTGAATTAATTTATGCATTATTTGAAAAATTATGTGGTGCAAGATTAACTGTTTCTTTAATGCGTATCGGTGGAATGGGATTTGAAGTTCCAGAAGGTTGGCTTGAAGAGTGCAGCCGCGTAATTGATAAAATTGAAAAACGACATGCCGAAATAGAAAGTCTTGTTACGACAAATAGAATATTTGTACAGCGGACAAAGGGCTCAGGTATTTTACCGAAAGATCTTGCTGTTCAATATGGCTATACAGGACCTTGTTTGCGCGCAACAGGCTATGAATATGATATTAGAAAAGAGGAACCTTACTGGTTTTATGATCAGGTCAAATTTGATGTTCCTGTCGGTGTGCATGGGGATACCTACGATCGTTACCTCGTACGCATGGAAGAAGTGCGTCAAAGTATAAAAATTCTCCGTTGGTGTCTTGCAAATATGCCTGGAGGACCAATCAATGTTCCCGATAAAAACATAGTTCTACCAAGTAAGAAGGATGTTTACGGGAATATTGAAGGATTAATGAATCACTTTATGCTGATTATAAAAGGTGTTCAGCCACCAAAAGGTGAAGTTTATCACCGCAGTGAAGCTGCCAATGGTGAGCTTGGATTTTATGTCATATCTGATGGCTCTGGCACTCCTTATCGAGTGAAATGCCGTCCACCTTGCTTTGCGCTGTTAAGTGGTTTTCCAGAAATGGTGCGCGGAAATTTCCTCGCCGATGCTGTTGCTGCTTTAGGAAGTATCAATATCATTGCAGGCGAACTCGATAGATAA
- a CDS encoding L-threonylcarbamoyladenylate synthase, whose amino-acid sequence MTQFLSIHQKNPEKRHIKTATEILDSGGIILAPSETGYCFIGDASRESTHTRFLQLRPGHPKNKPFSLLCRNISQVSQMANLSTQIFRIATRVWPGPYTFILQCNKNTPKIAAGPKRKTVGIRISSHPVLINILEEFKNPLLITSVTDEDELIAQDYFSEENQHDSWWINVIEICKQMTHGKVDLALENDEVVPIHVSAVIDFSGNEPVVVRDGGWDLEILGIG is encoded by the coding sequence ATGACCCAATTTTTAAGCATACATCAAAAAAATCCCGAAAAAAGACATATAAAAACTGCAACCGAAATTCTTGACAGCGGAGGAATTATACTTGCTCCGAGCGAAACGGGTTATTGTTTTATCGGCGATGCATCACGTGAATCAACTCATACCCGATTTTTGCAACTCCGTCCTGGACATCCTAAAAATAAACCTTTTAGTTTATTGTGTAGAAATATTTCACAAGTCAGTCAAATGGCTAATTTAAGCACACAAATTTTTCGGATTGCCACTCGTGTCTGGCCTGGACCTTATACCTTTATATTACAGTGTAATAAAAATACTCCAAAAATTGCAGCAGGTCCCAAACGAAAAACTGTCGGAATTCGCATATCAAGCCATCCTGTTCTCATAAATATTCTTGAGGAATTTAAAAATCCTTTACTCATCACTAGCGTTACAGATGAAGACGAACTGATAGCTCAAGATTATTTTTCTGAAGAGAATCAGCATGACTCTTGGTGGATTAATGTAATAGAAATATGCAAGCAAATGACTCATGGGAAAGTGGATCTTGCTCTCGAAAATGATGAAGTTGTTCCTATACATGTGTCAGCAGTCATCGATTTTTCAGGAAATGAACCCGTGGTTGTGCGTGATGGAGGATGGGATCTTGAAATATTGGGAATTGGTTAA
- a CDS encoding ethanolamine ammonia-lyase subunit EutB — protein MSFKTAIQNKIYHFLNLKELLAKASPERSGDVLAGLSAKNAVERVAAKIALADVPLKCFLQEEFVPYETDEITRLIIDTHDKEAFKYISHLTVGEFRNWLLSYEVDTEILNKVSAGITPEMASAVSKLMRNQDLIQVARKCNVVTRFRNTIGLKGHLSVRLQPNHPTDDPEGIAASLLDGLFYGSGDAVIGINPASDNISTLSNLNNMLAEIINRYEIPTQSCILTHVTNTIKMIEKNIPIDLVFQSIAGTEKANQHFGVNLNIIKEAQEAALSLNRGTLGNNVMYFETGQGSALSANAHFNLDQQTCEVRSYAVARHFSPLLINTVVGFIGPEYLYDGKQIIRAGLEDHFCGKILGLPIGCDICYTNHAEACQDDMDVLLTLLGNSGVTFIMGVPGADDIMLNYQSTSFHDALYIRDLLGLKRAPEFDAWLNKIGLQNTKQQMINPTQDHPLLLGNFL, from the coding sequence ATGTCTTTTAAAACAGCAATTCAAAATAAAATATATCATTTTCTAAATTTAAAAGAACTATTAGCAAAAGCATCGCCCGAACGATCGGGTGACGTACTTGCAGGGCTCAGTGCAAAAAATGCTGTGGAAAGAGTAGCTGCCAAAATAGCTCTTGCAGATGTTCCCTTAAAATGTTTTTTGCAAGAAGAGTTCGTCCCCTATGAAACCGATGAAATAACAAGACTTATTATTGATACACATGATAAAGAAGCTTTTAAATATATTTCACATTTGACCGTTGGAGAGTTCAGAAATTGGCTTCTATCATATGAAGTTGACACAGAGATTCTTAACAAAGTTTCGGCAGGAATCACTCCAGAAATGGCTTCAGCCGTTTCGAAGTTAATGCGCAATCAAGATCTCATCCAAGTCGCGCGCAAATGTAATGTCGTCACACGTTTCAGAAATACCATAGGACTCAAAGGACATCTCTCAGTAAGGTTACAACCGAACCATCCAACCGATGATCCCGAAGGGATTGCTGCATCACTGCTTGATGGTCTTTTTTATGGCAGTGGCGATGCTGTAATTGGCATAAATCCTGCAAGTGATAATATTTCAACTCTTTCTAATTTAAATAATATGCTTGCAGAAATAATAAATCGCTATGAAATTCCAACACAGTCATGTATTTTAACCCACGTAACAAACACAATTAAAATGATCGAAAAAAATATTCCCATCGATCTTGTTTTTCAATCTATCGCAGGAACTGAAAAAGCAAATCAGCATTTTGGCGTAAATTTAAATATTATTAAAGAAGCACAAGAAGCTGCACTTTCGTTAAATCGTGGAACATTGGGTAACAACGTTATGTATTTTGAGACTGGACAGGGAAGTGCGCTCTCAGCAAATGCACATTTTAATTTAGATCAACAAACATGTGAAGTGCGATCTTATGCAGTAGCGCGCCATTTTTCTCCATTATTGATTAATACAGTTGTTGGTTTTATTGGACCAGAATATTTATATGATGGAAAACAAATTATTCGTGCGGGACTTGAAGATCATTTTTGCGGAAAAATTCTTGGTCTGCCTATTGGGTGTGATATCTGCTACACCAATCACGCCGAAGCCTGCCAAGATGATATGGATGTCTTGTTAACTTTGCTTGGAAATTCAGGTGTTACATTTATTATGGGCGTTCCCGGTGCAGATGACATCATGTTGAATTATCAGAGCACTTCCTTTCACGATGCTCTTTATATTAGAGATTTACTTGGTTTAAAAAGAGCGCCTGAATTTGATGCCTGGCTCAATAAAATAGGTTTACAAAATACGAAACAGCAAATGATCAATCCAACCCAAGATCATCCACTATTACTTGGAAATTTTTTATAA
- the eutC gene encoding ethanolamine ammonia-lyase subunit EutC: MNNISKKDVWHYLKKHTNARIAQGRIGNSLPTNALLNFNLSHALARDAIYENFQVETLQNQLKKLNLETQIVHSKAKDKATYLLNPNFGRELSEECKIKIHASNENEIDICIIISDGLSATAANNHSLSVIQAIQNEFLNTAYTFSNIVIVRQGRVAISDEIGELMKCRFSVLLIGERPGLSSPDSLGIYLTYNPRVGRTDAERNCISNIRPQGLSYKEAAYKLKWLILEADKIKATGVLLKDESAQKKEIQE; this comes from the coding sequence ATGAATAATATAAGCAAAAAAGATGTTTGGCATTATTTAAAAAAGCACACCAACGCAAGAATCGCCCAAGGTCGAATAGGAAATAGTTTACCAACAAATGCCTTACTCAATTTTAATCTATCCCACGCTCTTGCACGCGATGCTATTTATGAAAATTTTCAAGTTGAAACTTTACAAAATCAATTAAAAAAATTAAATTTAGAGACTCAAATTGTTCATAGCAAAGCAAAAGACAAAGCAACTTATTTGTTAAATCCAAACTTTGGTCGAGAATTGAGTGAAGAATGTAAAATAAAAATTCATGCATCAAACGAGAATGAAATAGATATCTGTATTATTATTTCTGATGGATTATCCGCCACAGCAGCGAACAATCATTCTCTTTCAGTCATTCAAGCAATACAAAATGAATTTCTCAATACAGCCTATACATTTTCTAATATCGTTATTGTTAGACAAGGACGAGTTGCAATAAGCGATGAAATAGGTGAATTGATGAAATGTCGCTTTTCCGTTTTACTTATTGGTGAAAGGCCAGGTCTTTCCTCACCCGATAGTTTGGGAATTTATTTAACGTATAATCCAAGAGTCGGACGGACAGATGCTGAGCGCAATTGTATTTCAAATATCAGACCGCAAGGCTTATCTTATAAGGAAGCGGCATACAAACTTAAGTGGCTTATACTTGAGGCTGATAAAATAAAAGCAACTGGTGTCCTTTTAAAGGATGAAAGTGCGCAAAAAAAAGAAATCCAAGAATGA
- a CDS encoding serine hydrolase domain-containing protein: protein MKMLFKSNLRIVISIVFIISAKNICAHNLNQDLEKLTHSIQRKYSFSSVTLSLSIPNQNKELNFFSGSKSLSDKEKSNKKSLYKIGSITKTYTAALIYNLIQQNKLSLNDKISTILPEYSLWKNVRIKNLLDNTSGIEDYINSKNWWDNFFDNPSKVWQKEELIQIAYQEPLLFHPGEKWGYANTNYVLLGSIIEKVNNEKNEASFTQLFSENNLKNSYFIPSIKDPLIVKNAVHGYDGQKDLSELNSSWGQTVRRNVRQSYR, encoded by the coding sequence ATGAAAATGCTATTTAAAAGTAATTTACGAATTGTAATATCAATAGTTTTTATTATCAGTGCAAAAAATATTTGTGCGCACAATTTAAATCAAGATTTAGAGAAATTAACACACTCAATTCAAAGAAAATACTCATTCTCTTCTGTTACTTTAAGTCTCTCCATTCCAAATCAAAATAAAGAACTGAATTTTTTCAGCGGATCTAAATCCTTATCAGATAAAGAAAAATCAAATAAAAAATCGCTCTACAAGATAGGAAGTATTACAAAAACCTATACGGCAGCACTGATATATAATCTGATTCAGCAAAATAAATTGAGTTTAAACGATAAGATCAGCACAATTCTCCCTGAGTATTCTTTGTGGAAAAACGTGAGGATTAAAAATCTTTTAGACAATACAAGTGGAATAGAAGATTATATCAATTCAAAAAATTGGTGGGATAATTTTTTTGATAATCCAAGCAAAGTTTGGCAAAAAGAAGAGCTCATTCAGATTGCTTATCAAGAACCCTTGTTGTTTCATCCAGGAGAAAAGTGGGGCTATGCAAATACCAATTATGTCTTACTTGGAAGTATAATTGAAAAAGTAAACAATGAGAAAAATGAAGCTTCATTCACTCAATTATTCAGCGAAAACAATCTTAAAAATTCTTATTTTATTCCTAGCATTAAAGATCCTCTTATAGTTAAGAATGCAGTTCACGGATATGATGGTCAAAAAGATCTGAGCGAATTAAATTCTTCGTGGGGACAAACTGTCCGCAGGAATGTACGCCAATCCTATCGATAA
- a CDS encoding serine hydrolase domain-containing protein — protein sequence MLKILYTALCLFLFYIYSFSFAFSAKFSKETNDSIRWASETYQIPTIWLSVSMAGQDDYYNYITGGYNKGDDKKLRDDALFKIGGLTKTFTAEIVLNLINEKKIKYADKLEKWFPEYPVWKNITIRDLLYNTSGILDYTKSFRWVDKLLKNQTKIWKNKELLDIPYDGSVAFPGGTQLENSNTNYLLLGIIAEKVTNQNLSDLYNTLFAKNNLKKTFYNTEEIPENILNNLVHGYSREQIDAVKLNASWAQGMGGIYSNPNDLVVWFENLMRNKIEIFNKGQLPPDPKLPKAPPFQSPFLELVTLTPLKNFSFTGFTPALYSMTTSNGILWLSAGYFPGYLSFAGMFPCSGVVFAYSTSKLPRKVKFQEVMLQKFLKSLEDDEIINDKMNKYKSTQKLPKFCKNEDKYPNLLFPDEIKGLY from the coding sequence ATGCTAAAAATTCTCTACACTGCTCTGTGTCTATTTTTATTTTATATATATTCATTTTCATTTGCATTTTCTGCGAAGTTTTCTAAAGAAACAAATGACTCCATTCGTTGGGCAAGCGAAACATATCAAATCCCAACCATATGGCTCAGTGTTTCCATGGCTGGACAAGATGACTATTATAATTATATTACTGGTGGATACAATAAAGGTGATGACAAAAAGTTAAGAGATGATGCCCTTTTTAAAATTGGTGGTTTAACAAAGACTTTTACAGCAGAAATAGTTTTAAATTTAATAAATGAAAAGAAAATAAAGTATGCGGATAAACTTGAAAAATGGTTCCCAGAATATCCAGTCTGGAAAAACATAACGATTCGCGATCTTCTTTATAATACAAGCGGTATCCTTGATTATACAAAATCTTTTCGTTGGGTCGATAAATTACTTAAAAACCAAACAAAAATATGGAAAAATAAGGAACTTTTAGATATCCCCTACGATGGATCTGTTGCATTTCCAGGAGGGACACAACTTGAAAATAGTAATACTAATTATCTATTACTCGGGATAATTGCTGAAAAGGTAACAAATCAAAATCTTTCTGATCTTTATAATACATTATTTGCAAAAAATAATTTGAAAAAGACTTTCTATAACACAGAAGAAATTCCAGAAAATATTTTAAACAATCTAGTGCATGGATATTCTCGCGAACAAATTGATGCCGTTAAGCTTAATGCATCATGGGCACAAGGAATGGGAGGAATATATTCAAATCCAAATGATCTCGTCGTTTGGTTTGAAAATTTAATGCGGAATAAAATTGAAATTTTTAATAAAGGTCAATTGCCACCCGATCCTAAATTACCCAAAGCCCCTCCTTTTCAAAGTCCATTTCTCGAACTCGTAACTTTGACTCCTTTAAAAAATTTTTCTTTCACAGGCTTTACTCCTGCATTATATTCAATGACAACAAGCAATGGCATCTTGTGGCTCAGTGCAGGATATTTTCCAGGATATTTATCCTTTGCCGGGATGTTCCCCTGCAGTGGTGTTGTTTTCGCATACTCCACTTCAAAACTACCTAGAAAAGTGAAATTTCAAGAAGTCATGCTGCAGAAATTTTTAAAATCGTTAGAAGATGATGAAATAATAAATGATAAAATGAATAAATATAAATCAACGCAGAAACTGCCTAAGTTCTGTAAAAATGAAGACAAATACCCTAACTTATTATTTCCAGATGAAATCAAAGGATTGTATTAA